The Luteolibacter rhizosphaerae genome window below encodes:
- a CDS encoding ribose-phosphate diphosphokinase, which translates to MKLISGTSHRALAERIAETLGTPLADVHVTAFPDGETFVKINENIRGDDVFIVQPSCPPTNHNIMELLIMVDAARRASAGRITAVMPFFGYARQDRKDQPRVPITAKLVANLLTSAGVGRVLTMDLHAPQIQGFFDIPVDHLYAKPALIHYLRERHPDASNITVVSPDVGGVKMARAYADALGADLAIVAKHRISATRVEAMNVIGDVEGRDVILVDDMTETAGTLTAAAEILGKHGAKRVFAGVSHAVLGELGRERIKNSVIEEIITTDSVPQATGDKVRAVGIAPLLGEAIRRIHGGQSVTSLFEV; encoded by the coding sequence ATGAAACTCATCAGTGGAACATCCCACCGCGCGCTCGCCGAGCGCATCGCCGAAACCCTTGGCACACCGCTCGCGGATGTCCATGTCACCGCGTTCCCGGACGGTGAAACTTTCGTCAAAATCAACGAGAACATCCGCGGTGACGATGTCTTCATCGTGCAGCCCAGCTGCCCGCCCACCAATCACAACATCATGGAGTTGCTGATCATGGTGGATGCCGCCCGCCGCGCCAGCGCCGGCCGGATTACCGCCGTGATGCCCTTCTTCGGCTACGCCCGCCAGGACCGGAAGGACCAGCCCCGCGTGCCGATCACTGCCAAGCTGGTGGCAAACCTTCTCACCTCCGCCGGCGTGGGTCGGGTCCTCACCATGGACCTCCACGCTCCGCAAATTCAGGGTTTCTTCGATATTCCCGTCGATCATCTCTACGCGAAGCCCGCTCTCATCCACTACCTGCGCGAGCGCCACCCGGATGCTTCGAACATCACGGTCGTCTCTCCGGACGTCGGCGGCGTGAAGATGGCCCGGGCCTATGCCGACGCCCTCGGCGCGGACCTCGCGATCGTCGCCAAGCACCGCATCAGCGCCACCCGCGTGGAGGCCATGAACGTGATCGGCGACGTCGAAGGTCGCGACGTGATCCTCGTGGACGACATGACCGAGACCGCCGGGACCCTCACCGCTGCCGCGGAAATCCTCGGCAAGCACGGGGCCAAGCGCGTCTTCGCCGGGGTTTCGCACGCCGTCCTTGGCGAGCTGGGCCGTGAGCGGATCAAGAACTCCGTGATCGAGGAAATCATCACCACCGATTCGGTTCCGCAGGCGACCGGGGACAAGGTTCGCGCGGTCGGCATCGCCCCGCTCCTCGGCGAGGCGATCCGCCGCATCCACGGCGGCCAGTCCGTCACCTCGCTCTTCGAGGTTTGA
- a CDS encoding exosortase/archaeosortase family protein — MESPNPPSPPAQDKRGLPLWVAPALCGLIVAIFYFVVQGFGNAGTHTPAAWLQSTWNSENDFEHGFMVPIIMVGLIAWQWKNLKNLAQGAKGMGIGMAAAILGMAFFVIAHRCGQPRLAIGGLPMILWGASLYLWGWPVSRVLFFPLFFLWIGIPVPQFQQATTHLQVLSTHMAQWGSSLFGIETIVRGTQIFSAHGTWEPLEINEGCGGIRSLMALIMISSVWAYLAKVSLWKKAILLLSAFPLAILGNMMRLTSIFVISEFGDPKFAANTWHDWSGLVIFYPISLFLLLLVHSALEQGLPWKRPRKRQVRRVVGESEPKASTVSVP, encoded by the coding sequence ATGGAAAGTCCGAACCCGCCATCACCCCCGGCCCAGGACAAGCGAGGTCTGCCCCTATGGGTAGCACCGGCGCTGTGCGGCCTGATCGTCGCGATTTTCTACTTCGTGGTCCAAGGTTTCGGCAATGCCGGCACCCACACCCCTGCCGCCTGGCTGCAGAGCACCTGGAACTCGGAAAACGATTTCGAGCACGGGTTCATGGTGCCGATCATCATGGTCGGACTGATCGCGTGGCAGTGGAAGAACCTGAAGAATCTGGCCCAAGGTGCCAAGGGGATGGGGATCGGGATGGCGGCGGCGATCCTCGGAATGGCCTTTTTCGTGATCGCGCATCGCTGCGGCCAGCCACGGCTGGCGATCGGCGGTCTGCCGATGATCCTATGGGGGGCCTCGCTCTACCTGTGGGGTTGGCCGGTGTCCCGGGTGCTGTTCTTCCCGCTGTTTTTCCTGTGGATCGGGATCCCGGTGCCGCAGTTCCAGCAGGCCACCACGCATCTCCAAGTGCTCTCCACGCACATGGCGCAGTGGGGTTCGAGCCTGTTCGGCATCGAAACCATCGTCCGCGGTACGCAGATCTTCTCCGCGCACGGGACTTGGGAGCCGCTGGAGATCAACGAAGGCTGCGGTGGCATCCGCTCGCTGATGGCGCTGATCATGATCTCCTCGGTCTGGGCCTACCTGGCCAAGGTCTCGCTTTGGAAGAAGGCGATCCTGCTGCTCTCCGCCTTCCCACTGGCGATCTTGGGGAACATGATGCGGCTGACCTCGATCTTCGTGATTTCCGAGTTCGGCGATCCAAAATTCGCCGCCAACACTTGGCACGATTGGTCGGGCCTGGTGATTTTCTATCCCATCTCCCTGTTCCTGCTGCTGCTGGTGCACTCCGCCCTCGAACAAGGCCTCCCTTGGAAGCGCCCGCGGAAGCGGCAGGTGCGCCGGGTGGTGGGTGAATCCGAACCGAAGGCCAGCACCGTATCCGTCCCATGA
- a CDS encoding EpsI family protein, giving the protein MKRGFILAAVLAAGLSTIFFLPPFQVTGSAMKMEIPENLGGWMTEKVDPTPQEIGSLAKDTRFSKARCILVREGEFDSIGRRFADSADLSIVLSGKDLANSIHRPERCMGAQGHVIYNSEKTSLEIPGSGTVPTRRLLSKIKLPTGKSNDDFVELNYLTYYFFVGHENITESHSERALVDMKDRLKKGQAQQWAYVLVSMPFKAEGTTVAGLEKLPPLEMADEKVKSLLGDISAKNIEWKQIAAVN; this is encoded by the coding sequence ATGAAACGCGGCTTCATTCTGGCAGCGGTTCTCGCGGCAGGGCTTTCCACCATCTTTTTCCTGCCCCCGTTCCAAGTGACGGGATCGGCGATGAAGATGGAGATTCCGGAGAATCTGGGAGGCTGGATGACCGAGAAGGTAGACCCCACTCCGCAGGAGATCGGCTCGCTGGCAAAGGACACCCGCTTCTCCAAGGCTCGCTGCATTCTGGTGCGTGAGGGCGAATTCGACTCGATCGGACGCCGCTTTGCCGACTCCGCTGACCTTTCGATCGTCCTCTCCGGAAAAGACCTCGCGAACTCGATTCACCGGCCGGAGCGCTGCATGGGCGCCCAAGGCCACGTCATCTACAATTCCGAGAAGACCAGCCTGGAGATCCCGGGATCGGGCACGGTGCCGACGCGACGCCTGCTATCCAAGATCAAGCTACCGACCGGCAAATCGAACGACGACTTCGTCGAGCTCAACTATCTGACCTACTACTTCTTCGTAGGTCACGAGAACATCACCGAGAGCCATTCGGAGCGGGCGCTGGTGGACATGAAAGACCGGCTTAAGAAGGGCCAGGCGCAGCAATGGGCCTACGTGCTCGTGAGCATGCCCTTCAAAGCGGAGGGGACGACGGTCGCAGGACTGGAGAAGCTCCCCCCGCTGGAGATGGCGGACGAGAAGGTGAAATCCCTGCTGGGCGACATCTCCGCCAAGAACATCGAGTGGAAGCAGATCGCGGCGGTCAATTGA